The Candidatus Firestonebacteria bacterium RIFOXYD2_FULL_39_29 genome has a window encoding:
- a CDS encoding acetyl-CoA acetyltransferase, giving the protein MTNVYIVGAKRSAIGGFGGSLSNIKITDVAAQVVKNLLAESSVQAGSIGEVIFGNVLQAGLGQNPARQVSILSGIPEEIPAFSVNKVCGSSLKSVALAAQSIIAGENDLVLAGGLESMSNAPYLLPKARFGYKMGNGEMVDSMIGDGLWDVFNNYHMGIVAENLVEKYKITREEQDKFSYESQMKAKDAVEKNKFKEEIAPVAIKIKKDTVIFEKDECPRKNTILEALAGLRPAFKKDGTVTAGNSSVIADGASAVILASEESVKKNSLKPLARIVGYASAGVSPSLMGEGVSSSVKKLLSKLNISLDKIDLFELNEAFASVVISAERELKFDRNKLNVNGGAIALGHPIGASGTRVLVTLVHEMKKRNSNLGLASLCIGGGMGISMLVEKV; this is encoded by the coding sequence ATGACTAATGTTTACATTGTTGGCGCAAAACGTTCTGCAATCGGCGGGTTTGGCGGGAGTTTATCAAACATTAAGATTACGGATGTTGCGGCGCAGGTAGTAAAAAACCTGCTGGCAGAGTCATCGGTTCAGGCGGGGAGTATCGGGGAAGTTATCTTCGGAAATGTTCTTCAGGCCGGATTAGGTCAAAATCCTGCAAGACAGGTAAGCATATTATCCGGCATCCCTGAGGAAATTCCTGCCTTTTCTGTTAATAAAGTTTGCGGCTCTTCGTTAAAGTCAGTAGCCCTTGCGGCGCAATCAATAATTGCGGGAGAAAATGATCTTGTTCTCGCGGGTGGACTGGAGAGTATGAGTAATGCGCCTTATTTACTCCCGAAAGCGAGATTTGGATATAAAATGGGTAATGGCGAGATGGTTGATTCAATGATAGGGGATGGTTTATGGGATGTCTTCAATAATTATCATATGGGGATTGTTGCTGAAAATCTTGTCGAGAAATATAAGATAACAAGAGAAGAACAGGATAAGTTTTCTTATGAGAGCCAGATGAAAGCGAAAGATGCTGTGGAGAAAAATAAATTCAAAGAAGAAATAGCTCCGGTTGCAATTAAAATAAAGAAAGATACGGTAATATTTGAAAAAGATGAGTGTCCCCGGAAAAACACAATTTTAGAAGCTCTTGCGGGTTTAAGACCGGCTTTTAAAAAAGACGGTACCGTTACCGCCGGGAATTCTTCCGTGATTGCGGATGGAGCCTCTGCTGTTATCCTGGCTTCAGAAGAATCGGTAAAAAAGAATAGCCTGAAACCCCTGGCAAGAATTGTCGGATATGCTTCTGCCGGTGTTTCTCCTTCCTTGATGGGGGAAGGCGTCTCTTCCAGTGTAAAAAAACTATTAAGCAAGCTTAACATATCTCTGGATAAAATAGATCTGTTTGAATTAAATGAAGCCTTTGCTTCGGTAGTCATTTCCGCCGAAAGGGAACTTAAATTTGACAGAAATAAATTAAATGTGAACGGCGGCGCAATTGCCTTGGGCCATCCCATCGGTGCCTCCGGCACCAGAGTTTTAGTGACTTTAGTTCATGAAATGAAAAAGAGAAATTCCAACCTTGGACTGGCTTCCCTCTGCATAGGCGGCGGCATGGGTATTTCGATGCTTGTAGAAAAAGTATAG
- a CDS encoding L-erythro-3,5-diaminohexanoate dehydrogenase has protein sequence MLGSKYGTHRVIEKKGLMPQTAFKLDNNMDKLYDNEILIAVQTLNVDSASFTQIEKQAKGDDNKIREIMMATVKERGKHQNPVTGSGGVLIGTVEKIGSALKGKIDIKEGDKIVTLVSLSLTPLRIDKIKDIRKDIDQVDIDGKAILFEKTIYSKIPKDIDESLALAALDVAGAPAQTRRLVKKGDTVFIIGAGGKSGILCAYEAKKKAGKTGYIIGTGHSDESTKRIKEMGFCDEVIQINATNPLEVEEKVAALTKGKMADVTINCVNVPETEMASVLATKEDGIIYFFSMATSFTRAALGAEGIAKDITMIIGNGYAKDHAKITLDILRESKKIRELFTKMFVSK, from the coding sequence ATGCTGGGAAGCAAGTACGGAACACACAGAGTAATAGAAAAGAAAGGGTTGATGCCGCAAACTGCGTTTAAACTGGATAACAATATGGATAAGCTTTATGACAACGAGATCCTGATCGCCGTTCAGACTTTAAATGTGGACTCGGCCTCTTTTACGCAGATAGAAAAACAGGCCAAGGGTGACGATAATAAAATAAGAGAGATCATGATGGCAACCGTTAAAGAAAGAGGCAAGCATCAGAACCCGGTAACAGGTTCAGGCGGGGTTTTGATAGGAACGGTAGAAAAAATAGGCAGCGCTTTAAAAGGCAAGATAGATATAAAAGAAGGGGACAAGATTGTTACACTGGTTTCTTTGAGCCTGACCCCGCTTAGAATAGATAAAATAAAAGATATAAGAAAAGATATCGACCAGGTGGATATTGACGGTAAAGCTATTTTATTTGAAAAAACTATTTATTCAAAGATTCCTAAGGATATAGATGAATCCCTTGCTCTGGCTGCATTGGATGTTGCAGGCGCGCCCGCGCAAACAAGAAGGCTTGTAAAAAAAGGCGATACGGTTTTTATCATAGGCGCCGGCGGGAAAAGCGGAATTCTTTGTGCTTACGAAGCAAAGAAAAAAGCGGGAAAAACAGGATATATTATCGGTACGGGTCATAGTGACGAGAGTACGAAGAGAATAAAAGAAATGGGTTTCTGCGATGAAGTTATACAGATAAATGCGACTAACCCTCTGGAAGTTGAGGAAAAAGTAGCGGCTTTAACGAAAGGTAAAATGGCGGATGTTACGATTAATTGCGTAAATGTCCCTGAAACAGAAATGGCCTCCGTACTTGCGACCAAAGAGGACGGAATTATCTACTTCTTCAGTATGGCAACAAGTTTTACCCGCGCAGCCTTGGGCGCTGAAGGTATTGCCAAAGACATTACCATGATAATCGGTAATGGCTACGCAAAAGACCATGCAAAGATAACGCTTGATATACTAAGGGAAAGCAAGAAGATAAGAGAGTTGTTCACGAAAATGTTTGTGAGTAAATAA
- a CDS encoding lysine 2,3-aminomutase, which translates to MQKFSKVKLWKNVPEKDWNDWHWQIRNRITDVKQLEEVIKLSKQDKAEINMCLAKFKMAISPYYASLMDQNDKKCPVRMQSVPTILETKTAESDMHDPLHEDTDSPVYGITHRYPDRLIFMITDQCSMYCRHCTRRRAVGITDKRISDAQIDKCIEYIRKTKTVRDVVITGGDPLTLEDDVLEGVIKKIRAIKHVEIIRIGTRMPVVLPMRITKKLANMLQKYHPLWVNVHFNHPSEVTKEAAEACDILSREGIPLNNQSVLLKGINDCPHIMKRLVHDLLKIRVRPYYLYQCDLSVGIEHFRTSIGKGIELMERLRGYTSGLAVPTFVIDAPAGGGKVPLMPEYMISRSDKKIIIRNYEGLISAYTEPEKGESSCKKCNLCKNVFKEDNIGIAKLFSGKAVSLRPIDSKRGHEISGTTFHA; encoded by the coding sequence ATGCAGAAATTTTCTAAGGTTAAATTATGGAAAAATGTGCCGGAAAAAGATTGGAATGACTGGCACTGGCAGATACGTAACAGAATAACTGATGTTAAACAGCTGGAAGAAGTAATAAAGTTAAGCAAGCAGGACAAAGCAGAGATAAATATGTGCCTGGCAAAGTTTAAAATGGCTATCTCTCCCTATTACGCTTCATTAATGGATCAAAATGATAAAAAATGTCCGGTAAGGATGCAATCTGTTCCTACCATATTGGAAACAAAGACAGCGGAGAGTGATATGCATGATCCTTTGCATGAAGATACGGACTCTCCTGTTTATGGAATTACGCATAGATATCCAGATAGGTTGATTTTTATGATTACGGATCAGTGCAGTATGTATTGCAGGCACTGCACCAGAAGAAGAGCCGTCGGAATCACAGATAAAAGAATATCGGACGCGCAGATAGATAAATGCATTGAATACATCAGAAAAACAAAAACAGTCAGAGATGTTGTGATAACCGGAGGCGATCCGTTAACGCTGGAAGACGATGTTTTAGAGGGTGTAATTAAAAAGATAAGAGCAATAAAACATGTTGAGATAATAAGAATCGGAACCAGAATGCCGGTAGTGTTGCCCATGAGAATTACAAAAAAACTTGCCAATATGCTTCAGAAGTATCATCCTTTATGGGTTAATGTGCATTTCAACCATCCGAGTGAAGTTACAAAGGAAGCTGCGGAAGCCTGCGATATTTTATCAAGGGAGGGAATACCGTTAAATAATCAGTCTGTTTTGCTCAAGGGTATTAATGATTGCCCGCATATAATGAAAAGACTGGTTCATGATCTCTTGAAGATACGGGTCAGGCCGTATTATCTCTACCAGTGCGATCTTTCGGTAGGTATTGAACATTTCAGGACTTCAATAGGAAAGGGTATTGAACTGATGGAAAGATTAAGAGGCTATACCAGCGGTTTGGCAGTGCCGACCTTTGTAATTGACGCGCCTGCAGGCGGCGGGAAAGTTCCGTTAATGCCTGAATATATGATCTCAAGGTCAGACAAAAAGATAATTATCAGAAATTACGAAGGTTTGATCAGCGCATACACCGAACCTGAAAAAGGAGAAAGCAGCTGCAAGAAGTGTAATTTATGCAAAAACGTATTCAAAGAAGATAATATCGGAATTGCCAAGTTGTTTTCCGGTAAAGCTGTATCCTTGAGACCGATAGATTCTAAAAGAGGGCATGAGATCAGCGGGACAACGTTCCACGCTTAA